From the genome of Haloterrigena sp. KLK7, one region includes:
- a CDS encoding acyl-CoA dehydrogenase, which produces MELLDDSIVPEHARDVKAEAREFAREHIEPNAQEYYQAGEYPEDILEAGQEANLVAQDIPEEWGGRGFDLPQLLALTEEFYRADAGIALTLQLASFGCKMTVNYGSDEQCEEYIRPVAEGEQRSGLAVSEPDTGSDLAGMETTAEKEGDEYVINGEKYWIGNGVEADWITLYARTGDDESNPYENYSLFIVPTDTDGYEAEHIPEKMAMRASKQAHIELEDCRIPEENLIGEEGEGFWMLADFFNHGRIAVSGHGLGLAAAAIESTWEFVHDREQFGQTISDFQAVQHGLADMLLEFESARSLAWRACEKVQNGENEGYWAAVSKTKTTETATEVAEQGMQFHGGRSVLDERRIARVYRDVRIPVIYEGANEIQRNLIYGQAP; this is translated from the coding sequence ATGGAACTACTCGACGACAGCATCGTCCCGGAGCACGCCCGCGACGTCAAGGCCGAAGCCCGGGAGTTCGCGCGCGAACACATCGAACCGAACGCACAGGAGTACTACCAGGCGGGCGAGTATCCGGAGGACATTCTCGAGGCGGGCCAGGAGGCGAACCTCGTCGCTCAGGACATCCCCGAGGAGTGGGGCGGCCGCGGGTTCGACCTCCCGCAACTGCTGGCGCTGACCGAGGAGTTCTACCGCGCGGACGCGGGGATCGCGCTGACGCTCCAGTTGGCGAGTTTCGGCTGCAAGATGACGGTCAACTACGGCAGCGACGAGCAGTGCGAGGAGTACATCCGACCGGTCGCCGAGGGCGAGCAGCGCTCGGGGCTGGCCGTCTCCGAACCCGACACCGGAAGCGACCTCGCGGGGATGGAGACCACCGCGGAGAAAGAGGGCGACGAGTACGTCATAAACGGCGAGAAGTACTGGATCGGCAACGGCGTCGAGGCCGACTGGATCACCCTCTACGCGCGAACGGGCGACGACGAGTCGAACCCCTACGAGAACTACTCGCTCTTTATCGTCCCGACCGACACCGACGGCTACGAGGCCGAGCACATCCCCGAGAAGATGGCCATGCGCGCCTCGAAACAGGCCCACATCGAACTCGAGGACTGCCGCATTCCCGAGGAGAACCTGATCGGCGAGGAGGGCGAGGGGTTCTGGATGCTCGCGGACTTCTTCAACCACGGCCGGATCGCCGTCTCGGGGCACGGACTGGGCCTCGCCGCGGCGGCCATCGAGTCGACCTGGGAGTTCGTCCACGACCGCGAGCAGTTCGGGCAGACGATCAGCGACTTCCAGGCGGTCCAGCACGGTCTCGCGGACATGCTACTCGAGTTCGAGAGCGCCCGATCGCTCGCCTGGCGGGCCTGCGAGAAGGTACAGAACGGGGAGAACGAGGGCTACTGGGCGGCGGTGTCGAAGACCAAGACGACCGAGACCGCGACCGAGGTCGCCGAACAGGGGATGCAGTTCCACGGCGGTCGGTCGGTTCTGGACGAACGGCGGATCGCCCGCGTCTACCGCGACGTCCGCATTCCGGTCATCTACGAGGGGGCGAACGAGATCCAGCGCAACCTGATCTACGGGCAGGCGCCGTGA
- a CDS encoding DUF4382 domain-containing protein, whose protein sequence is MTTERTSDDRDDETFDPDIDRRTFIAAGGTVGATMLAGCAGGDTTPDDSSDAPDDGESDSETDESTATADGANFRLLVSDRPADIGDFDRLDVSFDDARIFDSGGEESGDGDDGAGSDGNESTEDAQTDGEEATGDEEQESGTDADDGEADEEETADGEDDGASADDETDGDESDANDGESGSSGDKVERRRGFYWLDLEGATVDLTKVVGDKAISVFEGGLSEGTYEKIELHVADVEGIVDGEVVDVKVPSEKLQIPHSFEVRADEPLEFVFDINVVEKGNGGYNLTPVISESGVAGTDVDIEEVGEDDAGDDARDEGADDDGSEANGTGTEEGDETESGASEGNESDESDANQ, encoded by the coding sequence ATGACAACGGAACGAACGAGCGACGATCGAGACGACGAGACGTTCGACCCCGATATCGACCGACGGACGTTCATCGCCGCCGGCGGAACCGTCGGCGCGACGATGCTGGCCGGCTGTGCTGGCGGTGACACGACGCCCGACGACTCGAGCGACGCCCCGGACGACGGGGAGTCCGACAGCGAGACCGATGAATCGACGGCGACCGCCGACGGGGCGAACTTCCGGCTGCTCGTCAGCGACAGGCCCGCCGACATCGGCGATTTCGATCGCCTCGACGTCTCGTTCGACGACGCCCGCATCTTTGACAGCGGGGGCGAGGAATCAGGCGATGGCGACGACGGGGCGGGCAGTGACGGGAACGAGTCGACCGAAGACGCCCAAACCGACGGCGAGGAAGCGACCGGCGACGAGGAGCAGGAGTCCGGAACCGATGCCGACGACGGTGAAGCGGACGAGGAGGAAACGGCCGACGGCGAAGACGACGGCGCATCGGCCGACGACGAGACCGACGGCGACGAATCGGACGCGAACGACGGCGAATCCGGCTCGAGCGGCGACAAAGTCGAGCGACGCCGCGGGTTTTACTGGCTCGACCTCGAGGGCGCGACGGTCGACCTGACGAAGGTCGTCGGCGACAAAGCGATCTCGGTCTTCGAGGGCGGTCTCTCGGAAGGGACCTACGAGAAGATCGAACTCCACGTCGCGGACGTCGAGGGCATCGTTGACGGCGAGGTCGTGGACGTGAAGGTACCCAGCGAGAAGCTTCAGATCCCCCACTCCTTCGAGGTCCGGGCGGACGAGCCCCTCGAGTTCGTGTTCGACATCAACGTGGTCGAGAAAGGGAACGGCGGCTACAACCTGACACCCGTCATCTCGGAGAGCGGCGTCGCGGGGACGGACGTCGACATCGAGGAGGTCGGCGAGGACGACGCCGGCGACGATGCCCGTGACGAGGGGGCGGACGACGACGGTTCCGAGGCGAACGGGACCGGCACCGAGGAGGGTGACGAGACCGAGAGCGGCGCTAGCGAGGGCAACGAGAGCGACGAGAGCGACGCGAATCAGTAG
- a CDS encoding cupin domain-containing protein yields MTYRKVNYEEVEQVSSAMHFLSDPLETEQVGVTVARCDPGWNSKPHDHTENGHEEVYVLIEGEATVVVDDEPVPMETGDALWIPPSSTRQIRNGDEESAFVLVSAPSIGEENGDDGEWSLSGFAG; encoded by the coding sequence ATGACCTACCGGAAAGTGAACTACGAGGAGGTCGAGCAGGTCTCGAGCGCGATGCACTTCCTGTCGGATCCGCTCGAGACGGAGCAGGTAGGGGTGACGGTCGCCCGCTGCGATCCCGGTTGGAACAGCAAGCCCCACGATCACACGGAAAACGGCCACGAGGAGGTCTACGTGCTGATCGAGGGAGAGGCGACGGTCGTGGTCGACGACGAACCGGTTCCGATGGAGACCGGCGACGCGCTGTGGATCCCGCCGTCGTCGACCCGACAGATCCGCAACGGTGACGAGGAAAGCGCGTTCGTGCTCGTCAGCGCCCCGAGTATCGGCGAGGAGAACGGCGACGACGGGGAGTGGTCGCTCTCGGGCTTCGCCGGCTGA
- the nikR gene encoding nickel-responsive transcriptional regulator NikR, producing the protein MAVVSVSMPDELLERLDQFADEHGYTGRSEVVREASRNLLGEFEDTRLEDRDLMGIVTVLFDYETTSVEEQMMHLRHEHEDLVASNFHSHVGDHYCMELFVLEGELEDISTFVGKIRATKDALTVDYSVIPVDDFDPFAQGN; encoded by the coding sequence ATGGCAGTCGTCAGCGTCTCGATGCCGGACGAACTCCTCGAGCGGCTCGACCAGTTCGCGGACGAACACGGCTACACCGGCCGGAGCGAGGTCGTCCGGGAGGCCTCGCGGAACCTGCTCGGCGAGTTCGAGGACACCCGACTCGAGGACCGTGACCTGATGGGGATCGTCACCGTCCTCTTCGACTACGAAACGACCAGCGTCGAGGAGCAGATGATGCATCTACGCCACGAACACGAGGACCTCGTCGCCTCGAACTTCCACAGCCACGTCGGCGACCACTACTGCATGGAACTGTTCGTCCTCGAGGGCGAACTCGAGGACATCTCGACGTTCGTCGGGAAGATCCGCGCGACCAAGGACGCGCTGACGGTCGACTACTCGGTGATTCCGGTCGACGATTTCGATCCGTTCGCGCAGGGCAACTGA
- a CDS encoding creatininase family protein, whose product MYLAHRSWPDLGDYVADESLAVVPLGSTEQHGPHLPEGTDHMIAEALAREATDRTGYLCTPPIPIGVSSHHRQFHGTMWVEAPVFRDYVESLSRNLTYHGIDRIVYVNAHGGNVAHLREVGRRLHDDGTAYAIEWMWDESIPELIEEVFETPGPHGGPKETAMIMHIANELVREDRLEEARDGGAVFDYDAERVHGATTFYDCIENSPNGVFGDQTDATPEIGAELFEAATEQLVALLEWLDDRPIEDLMPEPHLEPGSDHRG is encoded by the coding sequence ATGTACCTCGCCCACCGGAGTTGGCCGGATCTCGGCGACTACGTCGCGGACGAATCGCTCGCGGTCGTCCCGCTGGGCTCGACCGAGCAGCACGGCCCGCACCTCCCCGAGGGAACGGACCACATGATCGCCGAGGCGCTGGCCCGCGAAGCGACCGACCGGACCGGCTACCTCTGTACGCCGCCGATCCCGATCGGCGTCAGCTCCCATCACCGGCAGTTCCACGGCACGATGTGGGTCGAGGCGCCGGTCTTTCGGGACTACGTCGAGAGCCTCTCGCGGAACCTCACCTACCACGGTATCGACCGCATCGTCTACGTCAACGCCCACGGCGGCAACGTCGCGCACCTCCGGGAGGTCGGCCGGCGGCTCCACGACGACGGCACCGCTTACGCCATCGAGTGGATGTGGGACGAGTCCATCCCCGAACTGATCGAGGAGGTATTCGAGACGCCGGGTCCCCACGGCGGCCCCAAGGAGACCGCGATGATCATGCACATCGCGAACGAACTGGTCCGCGAGGACCGCCTCGAGGAGGCCCGCGACGGCGGCGCGGTCTTCGACTACGACGCCGAACGGGTCCACGGCGCGACCACGTTCTACGACTGCATCGAGAACAGCCCTAACGGCGTCTTCGGCGACCAGACCGACGCGACCCCCGAGATCGGGGCGGAACTGTTCGAGGCCGCGACCGAGCAACTGGTGGCACTGCTCGAGTGGCTCGACGACCGACCGATCGAGGACCTCATGCCGGAGCCGCATCTGGAGCCGGGGTCGGATCATCGCGGATAG